In the Glycine max cultivar Williams 82 chromosome 19, Glycine_max_v4.0, whole genome shotgun sequence genome, AACTTTTGTGCAAAGTTCTCAAATCTATGCAGCATTGTAGGACCCACAAATTTAAGATAAACAACTCAATTAAGCAACCATCCATTATAGATGCTCTAGTTTTGTGTAATATTTAGTTTTCCCAACTTGTATGAAAGTATTATTTTCAGAAATGCTTTTACACCACTAAAATAACACTTAAATTGACTATTAAGTGGACTTCACACAATACAACTGGCCAGATCCTAAACTTCAATCTTGTTCTTCGGGCCTTATTGTTTGCAGACTGAATGATCAACTGGTTATTTGTGTCTACGGCATTTATTGCATAGGCTCAGATAGAAACAAAAGGTAGAAATGCTTCTAGTTACTAGTAGTGCCTACTAGTCAGGACAGTTTAACTTTAACTAGTAGTGGGATTTCATAgtttacatttaaaattaataaaccaAAAAGTAGGTATATAGCTTATAGCTTATCGATCTTCAGAAACAACCTTCATTTTAATCATAATGTTTCCAAGTTGAATTTCATCaccaaataaatgaaaatgtatTGACATTACCACATACAGCACATAAAACCACTTCATACGAATCATATCAAAGTATAAACTTGTATCAAAACAGCAAGGGGAATAAATACTAAAAGGAAAAGTGTCCATCAAGTTTATCATACATGCCGTCCCAGGAAACAATTTCATATCAAGTATGCAATTGATTGATAATGAACAAAGTATAGTTCAATGAATTATTTATGATGAGAAAACTGCAATCAAGGTATTCCCCGTGGATGAAAAATGCATGCACTATAATGATTACATGATTAGTAATTTAAaggtttcaaatttaaaatgagaCTAAATTCATCATCACACACCTGCTGAGATCAATCTTCTTCCTCTTGATAGCCAAGCGTAATCGAAGTGGCGTGGATATTAGTACATCACatggaaattttgaaaaatcagCATTTCTTAAAAGATTCTTAGTCATCAACTTGATAcgaaatttttttctcttagcaAGCTTTTTGCACTCTCGATATGTTTGGACAGATAATTCACGAGTATGACAAAGGATAACAGCTCGAATGCCACCTTTTTCCGGATCCTGTAAAACACAGTTGATTATTTGAACCAAGGACACGGAAGTTGGGAACTGCAAACACAGTTGGAGAAAATAAGCAATACCTTAAGCTTCATAAGCATTGGACACACAAACGCAAGGGTTTTCCCAGAGCCAGTCGGTGCACAAGCAAAGCATTCACGACCCTACCCAAACAATTGAAGGAATACAGCAGCGAAAACAACATTATGTTAATGCCTAAGCCTAACTGAAGGACAACATAATATGCATACAAAATCATGATCAAACTTCAGTTATATCTGTAAATGCAAAACAATTATAGCCCAGACAGAAAATCCGTACTTGTAGAAGTACTGGAATAGCCTGCCTTTGGATAGGTGTTGGTTCTCTAAATCCAAGTTCCTTCAGATTGCGCAACAAATACGAAGGACAGTTATATCTGCAAACAATTTATTAAGACTCAGAATCGTCCCTTACTTGTAAACAAAAGGAGCAGAATGAAAGGCAAACGGAATACAAGGTGGTTCTCAGAAATGACATAACATAATATTCTTATGAAAGATACCTTGATTTCAACTCATCAAAGCTTTGAAGCGGAGTCGGCACGTTGTAACCAGAGACATGAATGTTGTGCTGCTTTCTGAATTTTGCGTCCCGCTGAAAACAGATCAAAATATGAAACCATTGCATAAACTTAAAAACACCGAGAATTATGCGTATTTcacaaaacagaaaagaaaccTCGAGTTGCTTATTTTGTTCcttcttctttgtcttcttATTCAGCTCAACGGACTCCTCATTGACTCGGACTTCATCATTCGACTGCGCCACAGACGTCGAACTTCTGAACACATTGAATCCTTCAACCGTTTCTTTTGTGCGTTTACGAAAAACGAAGCAAAAGTGAGATACATAAAGTTGAATGCAAGAGGTAGCATAGTATAAATAAAGCACGAGAATGTGAATACCGGAAGAGGTTCCCTTGCGCTTCCTCTTCTTCGTCGTTGACGCTGCGACTTTCTCTTCCACTGGTTCTATTGTTTTCTCGCCTTCGTCTTCGGCGGCGCTCGAAATCTTCGCCGAATCAGTATCactgtcttttttcttttcaaatttaatggaAAAATAACAGTTATTAACATGTGGCATAATAAGAGTGAAAAGGTGAATGAGTATATGAGACAAAGAGGAAGAGAGATTGGTACCTGGAACCTGGCAATATCGGCGCCGAACTTCTTTCTATCGAAACGAATGCCGGCGAACAAAAACGACGAGTCGTTCGCCATTGGGGATTGGAATTAGGGGTTTAGGTGATGAGTAAGAGTAACGGCTTTGCAGACACTTCTTTTGTTCGCTGCGGCCGGCCACTTCTACTGTGTTATGCAACTTTTCAAGGAAGGCAACCAAAACCAACTAgacaattttgctttttttaattctctcttttttttcggcCCATaccttttataaaaaagaagtgCATATTGGACTATCCAAcccttttcagttttttttggGCCTCGCTTACCTTCCTCCAAGGAGTTGTTAACTTGTTATcacattttccttttccttttcataCTTGcgctagtttttctttttctttttaactctTTTGATAAAAATACTCTTTCCATCAActagttttttaaatataattttacaaaagtgtACCCTAGTAGGCTAGTACAAATAAATGCAACTAAATATATTATGGAAATTAGTTCCTATAATCTAAATTTTAGATTACAAAATTAGTTTTCGTATGATTTGTGAAAAACTAGAGAGCAATCCCGTGTAATGAAAGAGAGCATGTGTTTGTGAGAAAAAAGTGACCCTACTGCACCAGCAGTCAATATGTGTGTAAGCAATTTGGTGGTTGGAcagttttaaaattactatacCTTCCTCTTCAAGATAGAATCAGCAGGAAGTAGTCTCATCACATTTACCAtgaaatcatataaataataatgtagAAATAAATAATGCAATATTTTGCCATATATATTTTGGGAATCAGTAAATGATATTGTGACATGTTTCCTTTCCATTTATATTCAAAATGAATCCCAAGTAAACTTTATAATCAATTCATATTCATGAAATTAATAttctgaaaaaataataacaaaatgcataataataataataacgataTGTTAAACAGTTAAAAGAATACACAAGTTTGAGGCAAGAAATATAACTCTCTGTTTAGTCGAAACGGATAGAAGCGGGAACCACGCAATACAAAAGATCACATTGACACAACAGACTCTGTTTAGCATCTTCCTGTCTGGAAGCACATTTTGATTTGGTAGTTCTGTTTGCATCATCATTGCTTTGTCTTATTCTCAATGTGGCAGTTTCTCTTAGCAGCTGTTGTAGCAGCAGGGTTCACGTGTTTCGCCACAAAGCGCTTCCTCGCGCAATGCAGTGACGAGGAACATGATCCAACCGTCAGCTAGCGCATTGTTTGATTCGGGAGTTAGATTTGGCATAATGTGTATGATGGCTGGAAAAGCTGAGATCAATGAACTAACTAAAACCAAGGAAAAAATCTGAGCTCATCATAAGAAAATCACCACGTGCTCATCAAGTTTTGGATTATGTTGGCAATATTGGTATGGAGTGTGGCAAAATGAGCGGCAGGAAATATGAAATAATGCTCAAGAAGACGGAGAATGAACTTAGAGACACTGATGCCAAATTTTGGAGTCTCCCAGTAATTGATAATGGTGAATGTGAAAGTAGTGCTCTTACACTTGAAGCAGAATTCTGTGTTTGTCTTCTCTgatcaaatttataaatctGCTTACTGCCTAAATCTTGTGATCAAGCTTACTATTGATAGTCCCCTTTTTGGCCACATATATCTTATTTTACTTATGATCTCAATTTGGGTATGACCAAGGAACTCCTTTGCAGGTAAGTTCCAAATGAAGGCCATGATAGAATAGATGACTTGAATTTCAACTCTTCTCAATACCATGGAGTATCACCATCAGAACTGAATCAGAAACTATGTCAATTGCTGATAGAACAGCAGAAAAACCAGATTGTGGAATTGGAATCCTAACTAAACCTGGCTTAATCTAAACTCCAAGAAAAGGAAGCTGAACTCCAGGCACTAAAGAACTGTGTTGCACTCCTTTCCGAACTCCCTCTATCCACAGTTTCAGGCATGATTAAATGTTTCTATTCATGATCCCTTCTCTTTAAAGCCAATGCTGCTTTGTTTCCTTGAAGCTGCATcttcatttcattcattttgCATTACTATGCTTTATTAGCAAAAGCTGTATCTCTAATATCGCTATTGTTCTCAAATCTCAGATCATGAAACTGAGGCTCACAATGGAACCATCGATTGGGACTGTAACACTCTGGACTCGGAGTTAATGCTATAAATTGGTGATGTGAAAACACCTATTAATTCTGAACCTACTGTTGATGTATATGAGCATACATCTAAAACGGTAACTTTATTTATAGACAGATCTTCTATCAgattttaatttgatcatttggcCTTATGTGATGAGTGTTGCTATTTCTTACTAAAAGAAATTACACGAAACTCACACAAATATATGTGGACATGTTTAATTGGTTATTTGGCaactaaaaaaggaaaagatagatTTGGGCGTATGACACAAATCATGGTAACGCGTTCGTATTCAATTTTGTCTAACATTTTTCATACTAAACAGTATTTCCATATATATAAACAGTTTTTTGgtcaatatataattataaaatttagcaaCTCGTACTCGGATATGatgttgataatttataattcttCAAGTAGCAGATCTCAAGATGACCCATAttcatattttcaattttgaatatATGCATGCAAGTTGCAACCCATATAGTGCTGTACTTTGAAGTATGGACATGCGAATATAGTAATTGATCTTGAGGATTTCATATTTCAACGTCTATTTTCTGGGGTTAGACTGATCTCAGATTTGCTCTTGTCTCGGGGGCCATAACATAATAATGCCATTGCTTTTTGATTCACAAGCTATCTTCCCGAGTCCCACAAGGAACTGAGGCTGCTGAAACTGAAATACTTTTCGGCTTTCTATGCTCTCTTGTAACACTGAAATCACTAAATTGCATCCACATTTTGCGTGGTTCTATGAACTAACTTGCATCCACATAAGGATAGGattgtaaagaaatattattaacGGAATCTTGAACATAGTCTGGGTTGACTCACTATGTTGTGAGACAGTACGGAAAGGCGTGAGACCATGGTATTGGGGCCAGCATGCATTAGAGGATTGCGTTTTTTTCTcttacaagaaaaaataattcatggCAACCCATAAACAATCACTGATGTTTGTTCAAATTTTCGCAAGCACTTTTCACCACCCCTTTTGTCCCCTTTCCTTAAATGATAATGATTTTGATTAGAAAATGCTGCAGATGGCTATTCGTTGTCTCCTCAGGGCTTGCAAAACATTTGAGATTCATATTCCCATGAATGTATTTTAATCTAAAGAGGCAATGCCCGAATAGAAGCAGGACTAAAATACGgaatatgtatttttcttaAGACGTCTTCCATGAAAAGGACATGTattgaacataagaaaaatcacGACAAACTATGGTTCCACGATGTTGGAAATAGCGTTTGAGAAGGCTTTGGCTTTGGCTGATTATTAAGAAAACAACTTGCCAACTTCTAACTTCTAGAAGCACTATTTTTGGGAGAACAAGgccagtttatttattttttttaaaaaaggtaattttaagaagaagaaaaattgaaaaagtaattttataagaAGTAGATAAGagttgttttcttaaaaaaaatgtttttttaattatttagacaaaaacattaaaaaaagcaaaactactttaaaaaaaaaaacttaaacaaacaACCCATGAGTCCATAACACAATGGCATTGTTTTCTTTTGGCGTACATGGTACAACCTAtagcaaacaaaataatcatcgtgaaaaaaaatctcacacatttagaaaaatagtttattgaggaatttttaaaatttaagaaggATTATTAAATAAACTAAAGTGAGGTCAATCACTCATGCATCCAAGAGTCAataccaaaatcaatttaatttgaagaaattatagcttataagaatatttatcattttcatgGGAAAATGTATTCCGCCTTATTTGATAGTATTGATTTTCTATCAATATCATTCCACCTTATTTCATATTATTGAAGGTTTGTGAGGggaataagaaatatatatttcctTGAGAAAATAGTCTGTATATTAACAATGTAtaagaatttttatataattattgaataaaaatattataaatgataagtttattgatttttataaaaaaaatatttaaacattatatttatcctaaattttaattaattgacagtataaaaattctttacattattaatacacaaaaattaaacttttcttaaataaaaatttaaaatattttcttgtaaagatttagtttgaatcttttaaataaaattttaagtttaaattttgtggaTATTTTGGCCATATTGAGCATAGGAATTTTCCCCATCCTGTGCTGCCTACTACAAAATTTGGGAAACTGGCCCTACTATTCGTCCATAATAATACAGGGAGATTGACCAAGGAGGTGGGAGCACGAAAGATCATgtctaaataattttatgaatgatGAATCTGATTAGTGTGAGTCTGTGAGAGCTTTCTCGTCCGTCAATAATACTAACACCTCtccaaaattaaacaacttaaaaaataaaaagcagaaGAAACAATCAAATCATAAATTTGTTTTCATTGACTGAGTGGACTGGATTGTCTGAAAACACTTGCCATGTTACTTCTGTTTTTACTACTTTCTTCTAACTTTCTAGTTTTTTCCTGGATCCCGACTCTCCCATGTATGTATCCTTCCTTTACAAGATAATTCATCCATCAATCTACATCTATCAAAGCAAACCGTGTGTCTCAAGTCCAGAATAATTGCCTCGTAAcatgacaaaagaaaaaaaaaagttatatatattttttaaaagaaaaaaaattaaaaggaaattatATGGAAACTACCTAAGATTGCACACtctcactatatatatatatataattaaaagaaaattatatggAAAGGGGATAACCCCAAACAACTGGTGTGGGATTATAGTGACCTTTCTATTGTATATTCACTATGCCTATTCCTCAATTACAAGAAATAGgcaaatcaataaaattgtaacTATATACAAAATATGGAGATAAGTGATTGTAGTTGCATGACGTATCTTGTGAGCAACTATGAAAGGTCACTATTTTCTTGTAAACTCAACTTTGAAGCTTGGTCCAATCTCAACTCTATGGTCTATTGGACTGCTCTCAACAAGAAATTATATTTGTGTGTATTGATAAGTTCAGTTCACGGAAGGAAGGatataatacattaaatttCCAAGATTATGtttctaaaacatcattttacttaaaaaataaaataaaaaatccatgGAACAAACACCCCTCACACGcaagtagaaaaagaaattaatccaAACATATGCTTTAAAAGTGACAATAGTAAGTTTGCATATACTTTCCTCAGTTAACACCCCAACATCAGTTTTGTTCTTATGCAACAGAGCATGGTTATGGAAGTTCTGTAAAATGATTGTATTGCAAAATAGCAcgaatatgttatatatttaatatttaatttaattcttttttcagACCACGAATGTAACAAGTACGCTCTGAGGGAGATCAAAACGACAACCATTGGTTAAAATGGCTTGCTAAGGAGGAGGCCTTTAATCAAGAttggttttttactttttatagcCATATGATTAATGTAATTTTGCCTAATAATacaaaatgttatttataaagtaacgtttcaataatattattgtgtttttaaagaggaaatataaataattaaaatataactaaagttgCTGATATAAGTGATTCAATATTTAAGTTTCTTAACCAAAATTTAAGATTTGGTCATGTACTTGAAGTTAAAGTTACAATTAAAGATATCATTTTATCCCAATTTGATAGAAGAAGATTAGTTGAGTATCAGTTAAGAAGCTTTAGATGCCTTTagctaaaaaaatcaaaatataatcatatatattaatattgaaattaaaatatgtttttcatctttataaaaataaaaatatttaaaattcgtctttctcaaatttttaatatgtttttcatctAGATCATTTTTTGGAATTAACATGAATTCAAGTAAATTCAAAcctacaataataattttttacattaatcatataggtaaatattatattttttatactaattataaatataacgaTGGAAAATGTAACTAAAAATCGTACATATAACTAATGGAAAAATTATGCaagataaatatgatattttttatactaatattttttatactaattatacatataattaatgtaaaaaaaataatgtacttatgttcaaaatgttcaaatcttgtctcaagtaaaaaaaaagacatattttaatcttatgagaaaaaatatactaaacatTTTTCAGGACAAATTCTAAATATTATAAAgtttatgagaataaaaatatattttaatctaatattattaatcaaagcaataagaatatcataaaaaataaaaatataagcgACCTCGAGAGGAAGGACAAAGAGAAGCTGAGGAcctcgaaaaaaaaaagaaaaagatcttGACAGTAAAGCAGATTCACCCATCCGTGCGAAGatgcaatataatttaaaaaagtccaccgcaagaaaacaaaaatgggaAAAGCATTTTACAGAAAGCGAGCAAGCAAGCTTCCCCAGACAGACCCATCTCAATTGCGTTTCACAAGAAGTCACTAGcagcacacaaaaaaaaacacattcccTCAAATTCCTCTCTTGTCCACAAACATGAAGCTATCTGCGAAACCCATTTCGAGTCCAGGTCGCACAGACAAGTTCCCTCCCCCACTCATGAGGTTTCTCAGAAGCAATGCGGGCAGCAGAAGCAGAAGGTCCAGGTCAAGCCCTATGTTCGTACGAAAGAAAAACACCACCTTCGAAACCCACACCCAGGAACCCTCTTCCCCCAAGGTCACGTGCATGGGCCAGGTCCGAGTCAAACGCGCTTCCAAACAACCCACCACCCAACCCGACTTAGCTCCCACTCGgtgccgccgccgccgccgccgctgCTGCTGCTTCTGGATCCGAAGGCCCAACAACCCCTGCCGCTGCAATCCCCTCTGGCCCAACTGGCCCTTCTTCCGTCGAAAGCCCACCAAGCTCAAACAAGACTCCCAGTCCGAGCCCAATTTCTACGCCCACGAAGAATCGGAATTACCGTTCCAAGAGAGAGTCAATGTGGATAAGGATAGTGATTTTGCTTCCAATTCCAGCACTCCCCCGAGAAACGCTCTGCTTTTAACTCGCTGTAGATCCGCTCCGTACAGATCCTCCTCTTTGGCTAGTAGGTTCTGGAGTTCCCCCGTCAAGGACCAAGAAACGGAACTACAACACACTTCCGAGGGACCCCAAACGGAACCCGAATTAGGGTTTCTAACAGAAAAAATTGCTTCACTCACCGAACCAGAAAAGGTTGAGGAAGTTGAAACAGAAACAGAGTCTGTGTTACGTCCTACTGTACTCACTAGGTGCAAATCGGAACCGGCGAGAACCGGACACAGACTTGACCCTCTGGTAaataatttgttgaaaaaaagaaggttggaatttgattaattaatcccattatttttaattcgtACCTATCTCCATATTTTGCTTCCTTCCTACTACTCTTCATTTAAATATAGtcttttttatatgtaattgaATTGAATGTGTTTGAGTCTTTGACACCTAGTCGTTGGTAACATAAAAAGGTATGAGCGTGTAGAAAATAGAAAGTAGAAAGAGAGGGGAACGTATAGAAGTGATTTCAGGTACTTATTTTCTGTCCTCGTAGTTAATGCATTTCTTGTCATTACACTACACAAGCCTGAAGCctgaatttcttttttctctgcCAACGATGTTAAGAACCTGAACTTGCTGCTTTCTGCAATTTGCTTTCACGTgctgttttttgtttctttcactTATTATCGAACTTGGCGAAGTTCATTAATTAATCTCTAAAATAACGGGTTGAAATGGGATTTAAGCGTAATTTTCTGCTTAataattttgcttttgtttctAAGATAATTTATTCTAATGAATGCATGAATGCACATATATTATTTGGAGTAAgattttgaagttattttttttaagctgCCATCTAGTTTGGAGTAAGATTTTGAAGTTGTTCAATTAACTATTTAAGTATCTTTGGATGCTCTGACTAACTTCCCAATTGGGTGAAAAGTTAATTTGGATTGAAAGTATGTATTTTTAGGACTCAGTCTTTATCCCATCTTGTTtctaatacttattttatttttaataagcacAGAGAACATAATTTTATTGGATAGATGGTAACTAGCAGTACCAGAATTCTTCCTCAAAATATGGTCGTGAAATACTGAAATGTGCAATCGGAGCGCACTCTGCCTATCTCTAACGATTGCTGATTTGTTATAAATTGGATAAATTTGATTTAGATAGAATCAACTTTAAATTATTACATATTTGAGATGTGCGTTACGattattttggttaaaaatatttataaacacctgtagtatttattaaaaagtgctagaaataatactaataaaatgACCACTTAATCAAAACTTAATTATggtgattataaatataaaaaaaaaacgcaaCCACTTCAACTCTAGTACCGATAGTTGTGTTTCCTTATTTTAATtctgaaaaaaatatcaattttatttatgttttttggccataaaaaaattcacacatgGTCTCTGCTCTGCTTGAATTGTTGAATTTTTCCGTTTGTTAATGGCATGTGACACTTCGGAATAGCATTTATAATAAGATGAAGTGACAGCAAACTTGATAATTATTAGTTGAGAACGAGTGGTCCATCTTTGTCCCTGCTTCTGTTGTTACTGCATTAAATCTCGTTAATTTCTAGTATTATGATGGCATAGTTAACGGAATATTGAACCTAACGAAGCCTTGTTGTAATTCGCTCTCTTGTTTTAATTACTTTTCCCCTTAGATTCAGGCACTGCACCTCACGGGAAAGTTGaatctttgaaaacaaaaaaaggaaaactggAAAAGTTGGGCAACGAATTTGATGAAGCAAGCCATAGATTCAAAACTAAATTTactgatttaatttttattgttagcAAAACTATTTATTGGGCTAAAATTTGTGGATTTGATTATTAATCAAGTCTTGTTAACGACCGCTCTAAAGTTCACATGGcactttttaaagaaataaaaaatgaaaagcatATTTTCCCCTTCTTTATTGTTGAAAACCTTTAATTTTTCAAAGCCATTAACATCCCTGATAAGAATATTACAATTGCAAAATTCATTctaataactaaaatataatgATTTACAAAACAATAATCATACAATTGTACCTTATCACATccgaataaatttaaaatataaattcgagtattttaaaattttataagtttaaattttcttatataaatctAACCCCAACAGTCGATGTACATTCTAACCTTGATCATTTATTTTCGTTGAAGCTTGTCTATGATGTGTTTTGTGGCCTTGATCCGTATTCATGATGTtgcatttcttaaaataaaaataaaaatgaatggcTAGATATGAAATATGTCATCATTCATGTTCCCTTCAAAGATGTGgacattcaaattaaattttttcccCTCACGTATTGTTATCTTACACTGAGTGAGAGATATGCATATAAGATGTTATTTTCTCcgataaaattatgaaattaggATAGTTTTTCTTTTGGACGTCAAGAAATATAATGTGCAAAAATCAACatatattcttttctttaacgCGTAGGCCGAAATTTCAAAGGTAAAATGGAAAATAAGCAACCGTTTATTGATTACGCACGAGCATATAAGGGTTAAGGAACTAAAATAAAGGGTAATAACTTGAGAAATGCTACTTATATaacaaattcttacaaaaattattatgagataaaaagaaaaaaaagggaattaAGATAAgtgataaataaagaaaataaaaaaaatctagagaATCGCTGAGTAATTACATTTGAATACCTTATCCCCATACGGCCATACCCCACGATGCCACGACCCCATC is a window encoding:
- the LOC100800969 gene encoding DEAD-box ATP-dependent RNA helicase 57, which gives rise to MANDSSFLFAGIRFDRKKFGADIARFQKKDSDTDSAKISSAAEDEGEKTIEPVEEKVAASTTKKRKRKGTSSETVEGFNVFRSSTSVAQSNDEVRVNEESVELNKKTKKKEQNKQLERDAKFRKQHNIHVSGYNVPTPLQSFDELKSRYNCPSYLLRNLKELGFREPTPIQRQAIPVLLQGRECFACAPTGSGKTLAFVCPMLMKLKDPEKGGIRAVILCHTRELSVQTYRECKKLAKRKKFRIKLMTKNLLRNADFSKFPCDVLISTPLRLRLAIKRKKIDLSRVEYLVLDESDKLFEPELFKQIDSVIKACSNPSIIRSLFSATLPDFVEDQARELMHDAVRVIVGRKNMASETIKQKLVFTGSEEGKLLAIRQSFAESLNPPVLVFLQSKERAKELYSELAFDNIRVDVIHSDLSQAERENAVDNFRAGKTWVLIATDVVARGMDFKGVNCVINYDFPDSAAAYVHRIGRSGRAGRTGEAITFYTEDDIPFLRNVANLMAASGCEVPSYLMELRKKKWKKHRPKRDSISTKPDL
- the LOC102668573 gene encoding uncharacterized protein, which produces MKLSAKPISSPGRTDKFPPPLMRFLRSNAGSRSRRSRSSPMFVRKKNTTFETHTQEPSSPKVTCMGQVRVKRASKQPTTQPDLAPTRCRRRRRRCCCFWIRRPNNPCRCNPLWPNWPFFRRKPTKLKQDSQSEPNFYAHEESELPFQERVNVDKDSDFASNSSTPPRNALLLTRCRSAPYRSSSLASRFWSSPVKDQETELQHTSEGPQTEPELGFLTEKIASLTEPEKVEEVETETESVLRPTVLTRCKSEPARTGHRLDPLIQALHLTGKLNL